The following coding sequences are from one Anguilla anguilla isolate fAngAng1 chromosome 12, fAngAng1.pri, whole genome shotgun sequence window:
- the LOC118210300 gene encoding odorant receptor 131-2-like: MDQNSSSKDLVLVGSDHYLVMVRTTIVQVFVWFFIYVDMLMLFTFFSKQAFRSDARYILFAHTLLGDSVLLLLTDLVVLLGYFRVLMPVSHCVVLCILMGIVVKNTPYTITAMCLERYVAICMPLRHASISTTGRTMVAIAVVWAFSSVKVMMDLAILVVTAPPGYFAKPTSCYYQVMLVTEWHNLMHIILNEMGFGIIMVIILFCYTKIMLAAQAASGENKQSVSKGRRTLLFHGLQLILCMADLWTPYILAAVQKQSPHLYLTIRFFIFIAFTIISRALSPLIYGLRDKKFFLALKYYMSCKVYRSLEKRSSLE; encoded by the coding sequence ATGgatcagaacagcagcagtaaGGACCTGGTTCTAGTTGGTAGTGACCACTATCTGGTGATGGTGAGGACAACAATagtgcaggtgtttgtgtggTTCTTCATCTATGTTGACATGCTCATGCTCTTCACCTTCTTCAGTAAGCAGGCTTTCCGGAGCGATGCACGCTACATCCTGTTTGCTCACACCCTGCTGGGAGACTCTGTACTCCTGCTGCTCACTGACCTGGTGGTGCTGCTTGGCTACTTCCGTGTGCTCATGCCTGTCAGTCACTGCGTCGTGCTCTGCATTCTCATGGGGATCGTTGTCAAAAACACGCCCTACACCATCACCGCTATGTGCCTGGAGCGCTACGTGGCCATCTGCATGCCGCTTAGACACGCCAGCATTTCCACCACCGGCAGGACCATGGTTGCCATCGCTGTCGTCTGGGCATTCAGCTCGGTCAAAGTCATGATGGACCTCGCCATCCTCGTTGTTACGGCCCCACCAGGCTACTTTGCCAAGCCCACTTCATGCTATTATCAAGTCATGCTGGTGACTGAGTGGCACAATCTCATGCATATCATCTTAAATGAGATGGGCTTCGGCATTATTATGGTGATCATACTGTTCTGCTACACCAAGATCATGCTGGCAGCTCAGGCTGCCTCTGGAGAGAATAAGCAGTCTGTGTCAAAGGGGCGACGCACACTCCTTTTCCACGGCCTGCAGCTCATTCTGTGCATGGCCGACCTGTGGACCCCCTATATACTGGCTGCTGTTCAGAAGCAAAGTCCACACTTGTACCTGACCATCCgattctttattttcattgcttttacCATTATCTCAAGAGCCCTGAGTCCCCTTATCTATGGCCTTCGGGATAAAAAGTTTTTCCTTGCCCTGAAATATTACATGAGCTGCAAGGTGTACCGCTCTCTGGAGAAACGTAGCAGCTTAGAATGA
- the LOC118210305 gene encoding odorant receptor 131-2-like, which yields MDQNSSSEELQVISNDPVVVRTRMAIVQVLVWFFIYIDIFMLFTFFSKQALRGNARYILFAHTLLMDSIYLLLTVLIVLLNYSYLLCPVSACILLCIVMEIVSNCTPLTITAMSLERYVAICMPLRHADITTTGRTLAALVIISAYSSLAPFLYLFILIVTAPPGYFAKPTLCHYEIMILTEWHRFIRIVWYQVDLAVIVLIILFCYVKIMLAARTASGENKQSASKGRRTLLLHGLQLILCIADSLSPYTEKMALEHNLELYLTIRYFNFVALGIVSRASSSIIYGLRDKKFFLALMCYITCKYNHNPAV from the coding sequence ATGgatcagaacagcagcagtgagGAGCTGCAAGTAATTAGTAACGACCCTGTGGTGGTGAGGACGAGGATGGCCATAGTGCAAGTGCTGGTGTGGTTCTTTATTTACATCGACATCTTCATGCTCTTCACCTTCTTCAGTAAGCAGGCTTTACGGGGCAATGCACGCTACATCCTGTTTGCTCACACCCTGCTGATGGACTCAATCTACCTGCTGCTCACAGTACTGATTGTGCTGCTTAACTATAGCTATCTGCTCTGTCCTGTAAGTGCCTGCATTCTGCTCTGCATTGTCATGGAGATCGTTAGCAACTGCACACCACTGACCATCACTGCTATGAGCTTAGAGCGCTATGTGGCCATCTGCATGCCTCTGAGGCACGCTGACATCACCACCACTGGCAGGACGCTGGCTGCCCTCGTCATCATCTCAGCCTACAGCTCCCTCGCCCCTTTTCTGTACCTCTTTATCCTGATAGTCACGGCCCCTCCAGGCTACTTTGCAAAGCCGACCTTGTGCCACTATGAGATCATGATTCTGACCGAGTGGCATCGCTTCATACGGATTGTCTGGTATCAAGTGGACTTAGCTGTGATTGTGCTTATCATTCTGTTTTGTTATGTTAAAATCATGCTGGCAGCTCGGACTGCCTCTGGAGAGAATAAGCAGTCTGCGTCAAAGGGGAGACGCACGCTCCTGCTCCACGGCCTACAGCTCATTCTGTGTATAGCTGACAGTTTGAGCCCCTACACTGAGAAAATGGCACTGGAGCACAATTTAGAGCTCTATTTGACTATCCGATATTTCAATTTTGTGGCCTTGGGTATCGTCTCCAGGGCTTCGAGTTCAATAATATATGGTCTCAGAGATAAAAAGTTTTTCCTTGCTCTAATGTGTTATATTACCTGCAAATATAATCACAATCCAGCAGTATGA
- the LOC118210306 gene encoding odorant receptor 131-2-like → MDQNSSSEELQFITSDPVVLRIKMAIAQVLVWFFIYIDIFMLFTFFSKQAFRGNARYILFAHTLLVDSIYLLLTELTMLFKYNYLLCPVGSCILLCIVMEIVSRCTPLTITAMCLERYVAICMPLRHADIATPRRTLAVIIVISAYSSISPFLDVFILIVTAPPGYFAKLTLCQYEIMIQTQWHRFMRAVWYQVDLAVIAIIILFCYFKIMLAAQAASGENKQSASKGRRTLLLHGLQLILCIVDMLGPYTEKMALEHNLELYLTIRYFNFVALGIVSRALSSIIYGLRDKKFFLALMYYTTCRFNHNIAA, encoded by the coding sequence ATGgatcagaacagcagcagtgagGAGCTGCAATTTATTACTAGTGACCCTGTGGTGCTGAGGATTAAGATGGCCATAGCTCAAGTGCTGGTTTGGTTCTTTATTTACATCGACATTTTCATGCTCTTCACCTTCTTCAGTAAGCAGGCTTTCCGGGGCAATGCACGCTACATCCTGTTTGCTCACACCCTGCTGGTGGACTCAATCTACCTGCTGCTCACAGAACTGACTATGCTGTTTAAGTATAACTATCTGCTCTGTCCTGTGGGTTCCTGCATCCTGCTCTGCATTGTCATGGAGATTGTTAGCAGATGCACGCCACTGACCATCACTGCTATGTGCTTAGAGCGCTATGTGGCCATCTGCATGCCGCTAAGGCACGCTGACATCGCCACTCCTAGAAGGACGCTGGCTGTCATCATCGTCATCTCAGCCTACAGCTCCATCAGCCCTTTTCTGGACGTCTTTATCCTGATAGTCACGGCCCCGCCAGGCTACTTTGCCAAGCTGACCTTGTGCCAGTATGAGATCATGATTCAGACTCAGTGGCATCGCTTCATGCGGGCTGTCTGGTATCAAGTGGACTTAGCTGTGATTGCGATCATCattctgttttgttattttaaaatcatgctGGCGGCTCAGGCTGCCTCTGGAGAAAATAAGCAGTCTGCGTCAAAGGGGAGACGCACACTCCTGCTCCACGGCCTGCAGCTCATTCTGTGCATAGTTGACATGCTGGGCCCCTACACTGAGAAAATGGCACTGGAGCACAATTTAGAGCTCTATTTGACTATACGATACTTCAATTTTGTGGCCTTGGGTATCGTCTCCAGGGCTTTGAGTTCAATAATATATGGTCTCAGAGATAAAAAGTTTTTCCTTGCTCTAATGTATTACACCACCTGCAGGTTTAATCACAATATAGCAGCTTAA